The following nucleotide sequence is from Vibrio sp. SCSIO 43136.
GTCGACAACGGGTTTTCTTTACTAGAACGCTCAGCACTTAAATCCCAATTGCTGGCAATCATCGGAAATTCTATTTGATCGAGGAAATCTGCAATGGGCGCATTACCCATATCAAGTTCATGGTTTCCTACCGCCATCGCATCAGGTGCAAGGGCGTTTAGCATGTCTGCATTGGCTTGACCTTTAAACAGCGAAAAATAAAGCGTGCCTTGGAAACAATCGCCAGCATGGAGAAAGAGAAACTTACGCCCTTGTTGATCTGCGCCTTTTCTTAACTGTTCTAGCCGGTTAGCAATTCGTGCGAAACCACCGATGCTTATAAATGGAGATACCTGTTTACCATTCACTTTGAGGTGAAGTTGAACAGCACTAGGTTCGAAATAGGAGTGGGTGTCATTGACGTGCGCTATCGTCAGCGCTGCGGGTTTATTATCTTTATAATTCATCATATATCTTCGTCTCTTTTCTCCATTTTATCATAGAGTGTGATGCATGACAGGCTTATGAACTTTGTGTGTAGCACAGAATATTGGTTGCATTGTTTTGTGAGCTCAATCGGACACCATATTCTGTAATTTCGTATAAGCTTAGAGATAACAGACTGATTTCATGCGATAACGAGGTAGCCTATGCAGTTAGAGCGAATAGAGATATCAGGTTTTCGTGGCATACAAAGAATGTCACTCTCTTTTGACGAGTTGACCACCTTGGTCGGGGAAAATACTTGGGGTAAATCCTCGTTGCTTGATGCGCTTTCAATCGCGCTACCCACTGATGGCCAAGTCTATCAATTTGTAATGCAAGACTTCCATGTAGACTATTCGGTATCTCAGCCGCAGACACAGCATTTGCAAATTCTTTTAAGCTGGCGCTCCAGTTTTGATGGTGAAGAAAAAGCGGGGCGCTATCGCCGCATCAAACCCGTTTGGACCGAGGACCAAGAAGGTACCAAACGTATTATCTACCGATTAAGCGCCACAAGAGAAGAGTACAAAATTACCACCCACTGTACTTTTCTAGACCAAGCAGGAACTCCGCTGCGTTTACACCATTGCGAAAAGTTTGCCCAAGAACTCATGGCGCTACATCCAGTCATCCGTCTCAGAGATGCGCGTCGACAAAAACGCAATGGCAACGACAACAGCAGCGATCTCCGTATCGAAAAACGCATCGCCAATACTTCTCGCCGATTGCTTGCCGCACCAGGACACGTTAATAAAGGGGAAATGCGAAGCAGCTTAAACTCGATGGAGAACTTGGTTGATCACTACTTCAACGTCAATGGTCAGTCGCGAAGTAACCCAAGAAGAGCAAGAGATCGGATATTCTTCGGAAACACCAACTCTGATAAGAATGCCCTGTCACAGATGGCTGGAAAATCAAATAACAAGCAGACTCGACTATTGCTTATGGGGCTTCTTAGCGCCTATCTTCAAGCAAAAGGCCCGACGAACTTAAGACGTTGTGCCCGCCCAATATTGATCATTGAAGATCCTGAAGGAAGGCTGCATCCCACGCACCTCATCCGTGCGTGGAGTATCTTCCAGCTATTGCCGATGCAAAAAATCATAACAACCAATAGTGGTGATCTGCTCAGCGCAGTACCTCTAAGCAGCATTCGTCGCTTATCGAGAATGTCGAACAAAACTGTGGCATATTCTCTGCCCGCAAAACGTTTTGGTGAAGATGAACTGCGCCGAATCGGCTTTCATATCCGCTTTCACCGCTCTAGTGCATTGTTCGCTAGATGTTGGCTGTTGGTCGAAGGCGAGACTGAAGTTTGGCTGTTCAATGAGTTAGCG
It contains:
- a CDS encoding ATP-dependent endonuclease; translation: MQLERIEISGFRGIQRMSLSFDELTTLVGENTWGKSSLLDALSIALPTDGQVYQFVMQDFHVDYSVSQPQTQHLQILLSWRSSFDGEEKAGRYRRIKPVWTEDQEGTKRIIYRLSATREEYKITTHCTFLDQAGTPLRLHHCEKFAQELMALHPVIRLRDARRQKRNGNDNSSDLRIEKRIANTSRRLLAAPGHVNKGEMRSSLNSMENLVDHYFNVNGQSRSNPRRARDRIFFGNTNSDKNALSQMAGKSNNKQTRLLLMGLLSAYLQAKGPTNLRRCARPILIIEDPEGRLHPTHLIRAWSIFQLLPMQKIITTNSGDLLSAVPLSSIRRLSRMSNKTVAYSLPAKRFGEDELRRIGFHIRFHRSSALFARCWLLVEGETEVWLFNELAKLCDYNLAAEGVQIVEFAQSGLKSLIKVAQSFAIEWHVVTDGDPAGKKYAHAVRNLLNGEHERHRLTELPDKDIEHFLYQHGLEHFFKNLVKIPADHPIPAKKVINRALKKYAKPDLALAIVSHLELQKPEDIPVLIRWTIKRVVNMANGNT